The following are encoded in a window of Fusarium verticillioides 7600 chromosome 6, whole genome shotgun sequence genomic DNA:
- a CDS encoding hypothetical protein (At least one base has a quality score < 10), translating to MESKLDKAAREAEYQALWQVCDRATRKPEYIYADERLKRSVLEDACEILMRKRQKLGKVHCGTDIDAMVTLHLQREVTGRLLATARMAAPAPAANPMPYVNNGPAFNASQNMYPANPGPFNGNPAAYNVAQAPLPAMPQPRVRLSPPDLDFPLPDSAEELRDDMNKVINTLREYARRIATLEHRLDRVTRERDMCKAGTIDMMNVDMRKSASVPPGMFHYPVEWIEGLPAVAYPHQRPLTPRSQTQGMDEDGDGTYHPEN from the exons ATGGAGTCAAAGCTAGACAAAGCTGCCCGTGAGGCAGAGTACCAGGCACTCTGGCAGGTTTGCGATCGCGCAACTCGCAAGCCCGAGTACATCTACGCAGACGAAAGACTCAAGCGCTCTGTTCTCGAAGATGCATGTGAGATTCTCATGCGCAAGAG ACAGAAACTCGGCAAGGTCCACTGTGGAACTGACATCGACGCCATGGTGacccttcatcttcagcgcGAAGTCACTGGTCGTCTTCTCGCAACTGCTCGTATGGCTGCTCCGGCCCCTGCGGCCAATCCAATGCCATATGTGAACAATGGCCCAGCGTTCAATGCATCCCAGAACATGTATCCTGCGAACCCTGGTCCCTTCAATGGCAACCCAGCTGCATACAATGTCGCCCAGGCACCACTCCCCGCCATGCCCCAGCCCCGAGTTCGCCTCTCCCCGCCAGACCTTGACTTCCCCCTCCCAGACAGCGCCGAGGAACTCCGAGATGACAtgaacaaagtcatcaacaccctccgGGAGTACGCCAGACGCATCGCCACTCTCGAACACAGGCTCGACAGGGTCACTCGTGAGCGCGACATGTGCAAGGCTGGAACAATCGACATGATGAACGTCGACATGAGAAAGTCGGCCTCCGTCCCTCCAGGAATGTTCCACTACCCCGTCGAGTGGATCGAGGGCCTGCCCGCAGTCGCCTATCCGCACCAACGACCTCTCACACCTAGAAGTCAGACGCAGGGaatggatgaggatggtgatggaaCTTATCACCCTGAAAACTGA